One genomic region from Vibrio sp. SCSIO 43137 encodes:
- a CDS encoding phosphate/phosphite/phosphonate ABC transporter substrate-binding protein, with translation MGQRLFLFFALYVCVTLPLQAEQFTFSVVPQQSASKLAKQWSPILTALSQQTGHTFLFATAKDIPTFESRLKQGRYDFAYMNPYHFVEFNRQPGYQAIAKAKDKQIKGIIVVSKESGINSLEQLNGSQLAFPSPAAFAASILTRAHLSENDIDFSPSYVSSHDSVYLSVAKGFFPAGGGVMRTFNAMDPAVKEQLIPIWSTKGYTPHAIAAHPEISEELYLKVQRFFENLHRTEQGKSLLTPLKLKGFTAAQNSDWDDVRALNIDLLSAE, from the coding sequence ATGGGTCAGAGGCTATTTCTATTTTTCGCACTTTATGTTTGTGTAACCTTACCGCTGCAGGCAGAACAGTTTACCTTCAGCGTGGTTCCCCAGCAGTCGGCCAGCAAGCTGGCCAAACAGTGGTCACCCATTCTGACGGCGCTTAGCCAACAGACAGGGCACACCTTTCTGTTTGCCACCGCAAAAGATATTCCCACCTTTGAGTCGCGGCTTAAGCAGGGCAGATATGATTTCGCCTATATGAACCCTTACCATTTTGTCGAATTTAACCGGCAGCCCGGCTATCAGGCGATTGCAAAAGCAAAGGATAAGCAGATCAAGGGCATTATTGTTGTCAGCAAGGAGAGTGGTATTAACTCACTGGAGCAGCTTAACGGCAGCCAGCTTGCTTTTCCGTCACCGGCAGCCTTTGCCGCCAGTATTCTTACCAGAGCCCACCTGAGCGAAAACGACATAGACTTCAGCCCCAGCTATGTTTCCTCTCATGACTCTGTCTACCTCTCTGTTGCTAAAGGCTTTTTCCCAGCAGGAGGAGGGGTAATGCGCACCTTTAATGCCATGGACCCGGCAGTAAAGGAGCAACTGATCCCTATCTGGAGCACCAAGGGTTACACACCCCACGCCATTGCAGCTCATCCCGAGATCTCTGAAGAACTGTATCTTAAAGTACAGAGATTCTTTGAGAACCTGCATCGCACAGAGCAGGGCAAAAGCCTGCTGACACCTCTAAAGCTGAAAGGGTTTACAGCAGCCCAAAACAGTGACTGGGACGATGTCCGCGCCCTCAATATCGACCTGCTCTCTGCTGAGTGA
- a CDS encoding ATP-binding protein translates to MNFRAKTILGIALIEIVLLVILVFSALSFLGDSNEKQLLQRAQATTTMFAHAVKDAVLATDLATLDDLVNEIMTLEDVVYVRIVSNDRVLAASGKSEHLDDHQDIDKDLHSIKDGIFDTEVDIISDDVSYGHIDIGFATSAISVMLTQAKKSIIGIASLEVLLVALFSFILGTYLTKNLVKLKRAAQIVRKQGPGYQIKLNQKDELGEVAEAFNSMSKSLHDSYQDLHQAREEAEHANETKSRFLASMSHEIRTPMNGVLGLLDALNNTPLNSEQQKLVATASDSGKLLLSVINDILDFSRMEAHNIAIERKAFDLKATVRTITDSFQPAAGNKGIELLVDSDKLPDYLVGDQTRYRQILLNLIGNAIKFTDQGSVKVTFDFTGQPDSTVICRVSDTGIGIQSESIPFLFEEFTMTDQSFSRPHEGSGLGLAICKRLVDLMEGDIEVTSTEGIGSCFTFSVPMTVASQAEIDKSSFVPASLNERCRNINILIAEDNKANQLVILSLLKGIGLTADIAENGQQAVEKVEQNRYDIVFMDISMPKMDGMQACGLIRKMADKQKARLPVIAFTAHALTGDKEKFLNAGMTDYLTKPVQLSQLIETLNRYSVLTQEQKPEEKHMAQQGLSDREPVTENDNLVVDEVTLAQLVRDTSAEVVPALIDHYIEEANKHCRVITEADREKDAEKLKFELHTLSSSSKALGNTALSALAKQLELACIQGDESTAFNSVGQLIELAEGSLQQLDQRKQQGFS, encoded by the coding sequence ATGAATTTTCGTGCTAAAACCATACTAGGCATTGCGCTAATAGAGATTGTTCTGTTGGTGATTCTGGTATTCAGTGCCCTCTCCTTTCTCGGTGATTCTAACGAGAAGCAGCTGCTGCAAAGGGCTCAGGCCACCACCACCATGTTTGCCCATGCAGTAAAAGATGCTGTGCTGGCAACGGATCTGGCTACCCTTGATGATCTGGTCAATGAAATAATGACGCTGGAAGATGTGGTGTATGTGCGTATTGTAAGCAATGACAGAGTACTGGCGGCCAGCGGTAAATCGGAACATCTGGATGATCATCAGGATATAGATAAAGACCTGCACTCCATCAAAGACGGGATTTTCGATACCGAAGTCGACATTATCAGCGATGATGTCTCCTACGGGCATATTGATATAGGCTTTGCCACTTCTGCCATCAGCGTAATGCTGACTCAGGCAAAAAAATCCATTATCGGTATTGCCTCGCTGGAAGTGCTGCTGGTTGCCCTATTCTCTTTTATTCTTGGTACCTATCTGACTAAAAATCTGGTGAAGCTGAAAAGAGCAGCGCAAATCGTGAGGAAACAGGGGCCGGGCTATCAGATAAAGCTTAATCAGAAAGACGAACTGGGCGAAGTGGCAGAAGCCTTTAACAGCATGTCGAAAAGCCTGCACGACAGTTATCAGGATCTTCATCAGGCAAGGGAAGAAGCAGAACACGCAAATGAAACCAAAAGCCGTTTTCTTGCTTCCATGTCTCATGAAATCCGCACCCCGATGAACGGCGTACTTGGCCTGCTTGATGCCCTGAACAATACCCCGTTAAACAGCGAACAGCAAAAGTTGGTTGCCACAGCATCGGACTCTGGGAAACTGCTGCTTTCCGTTATCAATGATATTCTCGACTTCTCCCGAATGGAGGCGCACAACATTGCTATCGAACGCAAAGCCTTTGACCTCAAAGCCACCGTTCGCACCATTACCGACAGTTTTCAACCTGCCGCCGGTAACAAAGGCATAGAGCTGTTAGTAGACTCAGACAAACTACCGGATTACCTTGTGGGAGATCAGACCCGCTACCGGCAGATCCTGCTCAATCTTATCGGCAATGCCATAAAGTTCACCGATCAGGGCAGTGTTAAAGTGACCTTTGACTTTACTGGTCAGCCTGACAGCACTGTTATTTGTCGTGTATCCGATACCGGCATCGGTATTCAATCTGAGTCTATTCCCTTCCTGTTTGAAGAATTTACCATGACTGATCAATCCTTCTCCCGCCCCCATGAAGGCTCAGGGCTGGGGCTGGCTATCTGTAAACGTCTGGTGGATTTGATGGAAGGGGATATTGAAGTCACCAGCACCGAAGGTATCGGCAGTTGCTTTACCTTCTCTGTACCTATGACCGTTGCCAGTCAGGCGGAAATCGACAAGAGCAGTTTTGTTCCGGCTTCACTGAATGAGAGATGCCGCAATATCAATATCCTGATTGCCGAAGATAATAAAGCTAATCAGTTGGTAATCCTGAGCCTGCTTAAAGGGATAGGCCTGACCGCTGATATTGCAGAAAACGGTCAGCAGGCGGTGGAGAAGGTAGAACAGAACCGTTATGACATCGTCTTTATGGATATCTCTATGCCGAAAATGGACGGTATGCAAGCCTGTGGCCTTATCCGCAAAATGGCAGACAAACAGAAAGCCCGCCTGCCGGTAATTGCCTTTACCGCGCACGCACTGACTGGTGATAAAGAGAAGTTTCTCAATGCCGGAATGACAGATTACCTGACTAAGCCGGTTCAGCTTTCTCAGCTTATTGAGACTCTGAATCGCTACAGTGTATTAACACAAGAACAAAAACCTGAGGAAAAACATATGGCGCAGCAAGGTTTATCCGACAGAGAGCCGGTTACGGAAAACGACAATCTGGTGGTTGATGAAGTAACACTGGCACAACTGGTCAGGGATACCAGTGCAGAGGTAGTTCCGGCTCTGATTGATCACTATATCGAAGAAGCGAATAAGCACTGTAGGGTGATCACCGAAGCCGATCGGGAGAAGGATGCAGAGAAACTAAAATTTGAACTACACACCCTAAGCAGTTCATCAAAAGCTTTGGGTAACACTGCACTCTCTGCACTGGCTAAACAGCTGGAGCTTGCCTGTATACAAGGTGACGAAAGCACCGCCTTTAACTCTGTCGGCCAGTTGATTGAGCTGGCGGAAGGTTCTTTGCAGCAACTGGATCAGAGAAAACAGCAAGGGTTTAGTTAA
- a CDS encoding chromosome partitioning protein ParA yields the protein MMIPATHSEIEQIYIAAELAGSRTLCVTACQSGQGTTSLAMALAERYLLAGYRTLYVDLNLHNPSFSPLVLGGNSMENWIEHTPSMRCFNGLPAPQLSDNLLSYKDPSNLKAKVAEWQGDYQRVVIDTSPLLNINRGNIPAQVVASACDHTVLSVLSSVTGRHEVKQAADMLTDSGATLLGTVLNSCLQPTLTSELCREIERLIFLPQSWRNKLKNRVRQNRFLSIPI from the coding sequence ATTATGATTCCTGCAACCCACTCAGAGATTGAACAGATCTATATCGCCGCTGAACTGGCTGGCAGCCGAACCTTATGTGTCACTGCCTGTCAGTCCGGTCAGGGCACTACCTCACTGGCCATGGCGTTGGCAGAACGCTATCTGCTGGCAGGATACCGTACCCTGTATGTTGACCTTAACCTGCATAACCCAAGCTTTAGCCCGCTGGTACTGGGTGGCAACAGTATGGAAAACTGGATTGAACATACGCCATCTATGCGCTGCTTTAATGGACTTCCGGCTCCGCAGTTATCTGACAACCTGCTGAGCTATAAAGACCCATCCAACCTGAAAGCAAAGGTGGCTGAATGGCAGGGGGATTATCAACGTGTTGTGATTGACACCTCCCCGCTTCTGAATATCAACCGGGGTAATATTCCGGCGCAAGTGGTCGCCAGCGCCTGTGACCATACGGTTTTATCTGTACTCAGCAGTGTTACCGGACGTCATGAGGTGAAACAAGCAGCCGATATGCTGACAGACAGCGGAGCCACTCTGCTGGGAACGGTTCTGAACTCTTGTCTTCAGCCAACCCTTACCAGTGAACTGTGCCGGGAAATCGAAAGGTTGATATTTTTGCCGCAAAGCTGGCGCAACAAGCTAAAAAACCGGGTGAGACAAAACAGGTTCCTTTCTATTCCTATATAA